In one Paraburkholderia megapolitana genomic region, the following are encoded:
- a CDS encoding 6-hydroxynicotinate reductase — MTEHTKVDFGADRVDGATATTPGPTVLEKAAPRSERMAVNKIECNACPVLCQISEGRTGACDRYANADGRLIRVDPVCFVSRATDATEPTAIGFSAGADAQAQTSADNSAPLFVTGVGASSTYPDYKPAPFIVSSQHEGVDMVTVVTEGIFSYCSFKVKIDTDRFLGPEQSNVRCHGEIVGHVTTAEYGSQMLSLGGVHHLTGGSKKEGRVTCDMMLALGNKEAVELTIDGGASLVIRAGAAPVVDGVEERRMRVGCGSATIGIFAKQWFGHVDEVVVVDDHITGVLTEHQAGRCLGMTRSGLKIRGRKSTPGRYFQVANPGTGWGGTDIQDPLAIVEGFDPAVARPGMRILMVSTTGEHAQWYELDSDLVPRPAQMPDTVRQTVERIGENCEPSLATVLFIGGAGGSLRAGATENPVRLTRAIKERLVNVTCGGAPAYVWPGGGITVMVDVARMPDRSFGTVPTPAIVAPIEFSMTLDAYRELGGHMDAIRPLADVLAHGPEHLEGAPLARRTLARHPDNPWPLGMPPMLG; from the coding sequence ATGACTGAACATACGAAGGTCGATTTCGGTGCAGATCGTGTCGATGGCGCTACTGCCACGACGCCCGGTCCGACCGTGCTCGAAAAAGCCGCGCCGCGCAGCGAGCGGATGGCGGTGAACAAGATCGAATGCAATGCGTGCCCCGTGTTGTGCCAGATATCGGAAGGGCGCACCGGCGCCTGCGATCGCTATGCGAACGCGGATGGCCGGCTGATCCGCGTCGACCCGGTGTGTTTCGTGTCGCGCGCGACCGATGCGACTGAGCCGACGGCGATCGGTTTTAGCGCAGGTGCGGATGCGCAGGCGCAGACCAGTGCCGACAACAGCGCTCCGTTATTTGTAACCGGTGTTGGCGCATCGTCCACTTACCCCGACTACAAGCCCGCGCCGTTCATCGTGTCGTCGCAGCATGAGGGCGTCGATATGGTGACGGTCGTCACCGAAGGCATCTTCAGCTACTGCAGCTTCAAGGTGAAAATCGACACCGACCGCTTTCTCGGGCCGGAACAATCGAATGTGCGTTGCCATGGTGAGATCGTCGGCCACGTGACGACCGCCGAATACGGCTCGCAGATGCTGAGCCTTGGCGGCGTGCACCACCTGACGGGCGGCAGCAAGAAAGAAGGGCGCGTGACCTGCGACATGATGCTCGCGCTTGGCAACAAGGAAGCGGTTGAACTGACGATCGACGGCGGTGCGAGCCTCGTGATTCGCGCAGGCGCTGCGCCGGTTGTCGATGGTGTCGAAGAGCGGCGTATGCGGGTGGGTTGCGGTTCGGCCACGATCGGCATCTTTGCCAAACAGTGGTTCGGTCATGTCGACGAAGTCGTCGTCGTCGACGATCACATTACCGGTGTGCTGACAGAGCATCAGGCAGGGCGCTGTCTCGGCATGACGCGCTCGGGTCTGAAAATCCGTGGCCGCAAATCGACACCGGGCCGCTACTTTCAGGTGGCAAACCCCGGCACCGGCTGGGGCGGCACCGACATCCAGGACCCGCTCGCGATCGTCGAAGGATTTGATCCGGCAGTGGCACGTCCCGGCATGCGCATCTTGATGGTGTCGACGACCGGCGAACACGCGCAATGGTATGAACTCGACAGCGACCTGGTGCCGCGGCCCGCGCAGATGCCCGACACCGTACGTCAGACCGTCGAGCGGATCGGCGAGAACTGCGAGCCGTCGCTGGCCACCGTGCTGTTCATTGGCGGTGCGGGCGGCAGTCTGCGCGCGGGCGCGACCGAGAACCCGGTGCGTCTCACGCGTGCGATCAAGGAGCGTCTCGTCAACGTGACATGCGGCGGTGCGCCCGCCTATGTATGGCCCGGCGGTGGCATCACAGTCATGGTGGATGTGGCGCGGATGCCCGATCGTTCGTTTGGCACCGTGCCGACACCGGCGATCGTCGCCCCGATCGAATTCTCGATGACGCTCGATGCCTATCGCGAGCTCGGTGGTCACATGGATGCGATCAGACCGCTTGCAGACGTGCTTGCGCATGGGCCTGAGCATCTCGAAGGCGCGCCGCTCGCACGCCGCACGCTTGCTCGTCATCCCGACAACCCGTGGCCGCTCGGTATGCCACCGATGCTCGGATAA
- a CDS encoding UPF0280 family protein produces the protein MSNVTARTHAHTATATETAASGATRRRLDDGRWHLQHGPIDLIVGADGDEAAVLAAHDACWQRFTVVLGELVTELPLLRTRVPQTSTYEDNPCQGPIARRMWSACHPHRANYITPMAAVAGSVADELIQAFMRPGVARAFVNNGGDIALHLTAGQHYRIGVFADLSAFLGPNHQAALDGSLTLDATMAVRGIATSGWRGRSFSLGIADSATVLARTAAVADASATIVANAINLDDASIVRRPASSLKDDSDLGDLAVTVDVPPLPQPSIDLALTRGAQTAQQLCDDGTIEGAALFLQHSARTVGFPEHDVRHVASRFTESIFAPPDAAGPGRHPHSPEASCLKYAAC, from the coding sequence ATGTCCAATGTCACTGCCCGCACGCATGCGCACACCGCAACCGCAACCGAAACGGCTGCGAGCGGTGCGACGCGCAGGCGTCTCGACGATGGCCGCTGGCATCTGCAGCATGGACCGATCGATCTGATCGTCGGCGCCGATGGCGACGAGGCTGCGGTACTCGCCGCGCACGATGCTTGCTGGCAGCGCTTCACGGTCGTACTCGGCGAACTCGTTACAGAACTACCGCTGCTGCGTACACGAGTACCGCAAACGTCGACATACGAAGACAACCCATGCCAGGGACCGATTGCACGACGCATGTGGTCCGCATGTCATCCGCATCGCGCAAACTACATCACGCCAATGGCAGCGGTAGCCGGCAGCGTTGCTGACGAGCTGATCCAGGCGTTCATGCGGCCCGGCGTCGCGCGCGCATTCGTGAACAACGGCGGCGACATCGCGCTGCATCTCACCGCTGGCCAGCATTACAGGATCGGTGTGTTCGCCGATCTCTCGGCATTTCTCGGCCCAAACCATCAAGCAGCACTCGACGGCAGCCTGACGCTCGACGCGACGATGGCTGTGCGCGGCATCGCAACGAGCGGCTGGCGCGGGCGCAGCTTCAGTCTCGGCATCGCCGACAGCGCCACCGTGCTGGCACGCACGGCGGCTGTTGCAGATGCGTCGGCGACGATCGTTGCAAATGCAATCAACCTGGACGATGCGAGCATCGTCCGGCGCCCCGCGTCGTCACTGAAAGACGACAGCGATCTCGGCGATCTGGCCGTCACCGTCGATGTACCGCCGTTGCCTCAACCGTCGATCGATCTCGCCCTCACACGCGGCGCGCAAACAGCGCAGCAGTTGTGCGACGATGGCACGATCGAAGGCGCAGCGCTATTCCTGCAACATAGCGCGCGTACCGTAGGCTTTCCCGAACACGACGTTCGCCACGTCGCGTCACGATTCACCGAATCCATTTTCGCGCCGCCGGACGCAGCAGGTCCGGGCCGCCATCCTCACTCACCGGAGGCATCGTGTTTGAAATACGCCGCGTGTTGA
- a CDS encoding amino acid synthesis family protein, with protein sequence MFEIRRVLTHVEDIFHEFGPPPAHPLRRGTLAAVMKNPFAGRYEPEIQHAMELLKPIGVTLAGQLLAAMAVPHAAIEGYGKGAIIGAAGELEHGALWHVPGGYAMRELLEKNGVPTNAIVPSAKKVGAPSTALDVPMTHVNASYVRSHFDAIEVRVPGAPAADEIVYILAMSTGQRVHARVGGLAKEAIAGKDGLR encoded by the coding sequence GTGTTTGAAATACGCCGCGTGTTGACACACGTCGAAGACATTTTTCACGAGTTCGGTCCGCCGCCCGCGCATCCGCTTAGACGCGGCACGTTGGCCGCGGTGATGAAGAACCCGTTTGCCGGCCGCTACGAACCCGAGATCCAGCACGCGATGGAACTGCTGAAACCGATTGGCGTGACGCTCGCCGGCCAGTTGCTTGCGGCGATGGCGGTTCCGCACGCTGCGATCGAGGGCTATGGCAAGGGAGCCATCATCGGCGCGGCGGGCGAGCTCGAACACGGTGCGCTGTGGCACGTTCCCGGCGGCTATGCGATGCGCGAGCTGCTTGAGAAAAATGGCGTACCGACCAACGCAATCGTGCCATCCGCGAAGAAGGTTGGGGCGCCCTCAACGGCACTCGATGTACCCATGACCCACGTTAACGCGAGCTACGTGCGCAGCCACTTCGACGCAATCGAAGTGCGTGTGCCCGGCGCGCCCGCCGCGGACGAAATCGTCTATATCCTCGCGATGAGCACGGGGCAGCGCGTACATGCGCGTGTGGGCGGCCTGGCGAAAGAAGCGATCGCCGGCAAGGACGGGCTGCGCTGA
- a CDS encoding amino acid synthesis family protein, producing MAIKLRKLIVQVDETRIEMGQTIDPPLRRAVAIAVIDNPYAGRYVPQLDALIEAGEELGGLLGQRCVEALGIEPGEAQSYGKAAIVGEAGELEHAAAILHPKLGAPLRAAVQKGAALVPSAKKMGTLGTAIDVPLGHKDAAYVRSHFDAIEARVADAPRANEIVVAVAVTAGGRPLARIGGLQASEIKGEDGLR from the coding sequence ATGGCAATCAAGCTTCGCAAGCTGATCGTGCAGGTGGACGAGACGCGCATCGAAATGGGCCAGACCATCGATCCACCGCTGCGTCGCGCGGTGGCGATCGCGGTGATCGACAATCCGTACGCGGGCCGCTATGTGCCGCAGCTCGATGCACTGATCGAAGCCGGCGAGGAACTCGGCGGCCTGCTCGGTCAGCGTTGTGTCGAAGCGCTCGGCATCGAACCGGGCGAGGCGCAGAGTTACGGCAAGGCAGCGATCGTCGGTGAAGCGGGCGAACTCGAACACGCCGCGGCGATCCTGCATCCGAAGCTCGGTGCACCGTTGCGCGCGGCTGTGCAGAAGGGCGCGGCGCTCGTGCCGTCGGCGAAGAAGATGGGTACGCTCGGCACCGCCATCGACGTGCCGCTCGGCCACAAGGATGCTGCATACGTGCGTAGCCATTTCGATGCGATCGAGGCACGCGTCGCCGATGCGCCGCGTGCGAACGAGATCGTCGTCGCAGTCGCAGTGACGGCGGGTGGCCGGCCGTTGGCGCGCATCGGTGGATTGCAGGCGAGCGAGATCAAGGGCGAAGACGGTTTGCGCTGA
- a CDS encoding ABC transporter permease, whose translation MLSNLLVQLVNGLADASALFLVAAGLSLIFGVTRIVNFAHGSFYMVGVYVAYTLTSRFGATMGGFWLSVLGAALAVAILGALVEFVVLRRIYQAPELFHLLATFALVLIFRDATLWLWGPEDLFGPRAPHLAGAVNLLGHAAPTYDLLLIVIGPVVLLLLWYALTRTRWGTLVRAATQDREMLGALGINQAWLFTGVFFAGAFLAGLGGALQGPRMSANLSLDLDTIGNAFVVVVVGGMGSIPGAFVAALLIAEIKALCIGIGHVSIGGIDLSLSRFTLVAEFVVMAIVLVVRPWGLLGRASAAVRAMAAPEAPLRPAGRRLRWLAAFVALVLVLAPLAANAFPYMPVLLVEILIAVLFAASLHFIMGPGGMHSFGHAAYFGLGAYGAALFLKVLALPMEVALLLGPLLAAGGAIVFGWFCVRLSGVYLAMLTLAFAQIVWSVVFQWDDVTGGSNGLLGLWPSNWLSSPVAYYYLTLACVALGVWLLRRMLFSPLGYAMRASRDSVLRAEAIGIDVKRVQWAAFVIASLFCGLAGSLYAFSKGTISPEVISVSRSVDGLVMVLLGGLQTLTGPVVGAAVFTWLQDTVARQTDYWQALLGLAILLLVIAFPQGIVGFVRERFGNDDVEPKNGAAHPSSEAGATASAAAAMKEGL comes from the coding sequence ATGCTTTCGAATCTTCTGGTACAACTCGTCAACGGACTCGCCGATGCGTCCGCGCTGTTTCTGGTCGCGGCGGGTCTGTCGCTGATTTTCGGCGTGACGCGCATTGTCAACTTTGCGCACGGCTCGTTCTATATGGTCGGCGTCTATGTCGCGTACACGTTGACGAGCCGCTTCGGCGCGACGATGGGCGGGTTCTGGCTGTCGGTGCTCGGCGCCGCGCTCGCCGTGGCCATACTCGGCGCACTCGTCGAGTTCGTCGTGCTTCGACGCATCTACCAGGCGCCTGAACTGTTCCATCTGCTCGCGACGTTTGCGCTCGTGCTGATCTTCCGCGATGCGACGTTGTGGCTCTGGGGTCCGGAGGATCTGTTTGGGCCGCGCGCTCCGCATCTGGCCGGCGCGGTGAATCTGCTCGGGCACGCAGCGCCCACCTACGATCTGCTGCTGATCGTGATCGGACCTGTCGTGCTGTTGCTGCTCTGGTACGCACTGACGCGCACGCGCTGGGGCACGCTGGTGCGTGCCGCGACGCAGGATCGCGAGATGCTTGGCGCGCTCGGCATCAATCAGGCGTGGCTCTTTACCGGTGTGTTCTTCGCCGGTGCGTTTCTCGCGGGGCTCGGCGGTGCATTGCAGGGGCCGCGCATGTCCGCGAATCTCTCACTCGATCTGGATACGATCGGCAATGCGTTTGTCGTTGTCGTAGTCGGCGGGATGGGCTCGATTCCGGGCGCTTTTGTCGCGGCGCTGCTGATCGCGGAAATCAAGGCGCTCTGCATCGGTATTGGACATGTGTCGATCGGCGGAATCGATCTGTCGTTGAGCCGGTTCACACTCGTCGCTGAGTTTGTCGTGATGGCGATCGTGCTTGTCGTGCGGCCGTGGGGTTTGCTCGGTCGTGCCAGCGCTGCCGTTCGCGCGATGGCCGCGCCGGAAGCGCCGCTGCGGCCCGCGGGCCGACGCTTGCGCTGGCTTGCGGCGTTCGTAGCTTTAGTACTGGTGCTCGCACCGCTCGCGGCCAATGCGTTTCCGTATATGCCGGTGCTGCTCGTCGAAATACTGATTGCCGTGCTGTTCGCTGCGAGCCTGCATTTCATCATGGGGCCCGGCGGGATGCATTCGTTTGGACACGCAGCCTATTTTGGGCTCGGTGCTTATGGCGCTGCGTTGTTTCTGAAAGTGCTTGCTCTGCCGATGGAGGTCGCACTGCTGCTAGGTCCGTTGCTCGCGGCTGGCGGTGCAATCGTGTTCGGCTGGTTTTGCGTGCGGCTATCCGGCGTCTATCTGGCGATGCTGACGCTCGCGTTTGCGCAGATCGTGTGGTCGGTGGTGTTCCAGTGGGATGACGTGACGGGGGGGAGCAATGGCTTGCTTGGTCTCTGGCCGTCGAACTGGCTGTCTTCGCCGGTTGCGTACTACTACCTGACGCTTGCATGCGTTGCGCTCGGCGTGTGGCTTTTGCGTCGAATGCTGTTCTCGCCGCTCGGCTACGCGATGCGTGCGTCGCGCGACTCGGTACTGCGTGCCGAAGCGATCGGTATCGATGTGAAGCGCGTGCAATGGGCCGCGTTTGTGATCGCATCGCTGTTTTGCGGCCTTGCCGGTTCGCTGTATGCATTCTCGAAAGGAACGATCTCGCCGGAAGTGATCAGCGTGAGCCGCTCCGTCGACGGGCTCGTGATGGTGCTGCTCGGCGGTTTGCAAACGTTGACCGGTCCGGTGGTCGGCGCCGCGGTATTCACCTGGCTGCAGGACACGGTTGCGCGGCAAACCGACTACTGGCAGGCGTTGCTCGGGCTCGCCATTCTGTTGCTGGTGATCGCGTTTCCTCAGGGTATCGTCGGTTTTGTGCGCGAGCGGTTCGGCAACGATGACGTCGAGCCGAAGAATGGTGCCGCGCATCCTTCTTCTGAGGCCGGTGCAACTGCGTCGGCCGCAGCAGCGATGAAGGAGGGCCTATGA